Within the Gloeobacter kilaueensis JS1 genome, the region GGGCGATCTGTGGGTGCGCCAGCGCACCCCCTGGGGGCTGCTCTGGGATAGCTGGCGGCTCAGCCTGCCCCAGACGGTCGCCGTCTACCCGGACCTTGAGCAGTTGCGGGCGCTCACCATCCGCCTCACTCAGCGCACCGGCGGTTCGCTCCGCTCTGTCCGCCGCCTGGGCCTTGGCACCGAATTTGCCGAAATCCGCGACTATGTTTCAGGCGACGATCCGCGCCTGATCGACTGGAAGGCGACTGCGAGAATCAACCGGCCCCTGGTGCGCGTTCTGGAACCGGAACAGGAGCAGACCCTCATCGTGCTTCTGGACCGGGGCCGCCTGATGGAAGCGCGACTGGGAGCACTGCGCCGCTTCGATTGGGGGCTGAATGCCGCTCTGGCGCTGGCAGTCGCTGCCCTGGCGCGCGGAGACCGGGTAGGCGTCGGCGTCTTCGACCGGCAGATGCACACCTGGATTGCCCCCGAGCGCGGTCCCGGACAGCTCTCGCGGCTTATTGCCCGCCTCACGCCCGTGCAGCCGGAGCTGATCGAACCTGACTACCTGCAGGCGACTACCGCCGTTATTCGTCAGCAGCCGCGCCGGGCCCTGGTCGTCCTGCTCACCGACCTCGTCGATCTGAGCGCCAGCGCCGAGATGCTGACTGCCCTCGCCCGTTTGCTGCCCCGCTACCTGCCTTTTTGTGTTGCCCTGCGC harbors:
- a CDS encoding DUF58 domain-containing protein, with protein sequence MIPAAQLFWLLGAGLIPALLLAVRVGLAPGLLWLAAFDLAVFTACFVDLARSRKRRVQVERSVAPRLSIGRDNPVQLWIQAPAEARIRLRDDHPFDRSDPPLALVLAADSRIETGYSVRPTERGEYRWGDLWVRQRTPWGLLWDSWRLSLPQTVAVYPDLEQLRALTIRLTQRTGGSLRSVRRLGLGTEFAEIRDYVSGDDPRLIDWKATARINRPLVRVLEPEQEQTLIVLLDRGRLMEARLGALRRFDWGLNAALALAVAALARGDRVGVGVFDRQMHTWIAPERGPGQLSRLIARLTPVQPELIEPDYLQATTAVIRQQPRRALVVLLTDLVDLSASAEMLTALARLLPRYLPFCVALRDPALDRQAADATPTVEVAYARAVALDLIAQRSTALARLRRRGALVLDAPADRVSTELVDAYLSLKARSLL